From a single Solanum dulcamara chromosome 4, daSolDulc1.2, whole genome shotgun sequence genomic region:
- the LOC129887305 gene encoding uncharacterized protein LOC129887305 isoform X2 produces MTSTATKPPSAAQNHQQPPLTPALTDADIVQLAQLYHPQSSTPLPAFLLSEDSHQTLVSYLHSRASSPNSTLAVSEYLSAILSLTQLHTSLSPLVPLLLSSYISLFTSHKIPHDKSSLSIFQLFVTHIQTVQVQELPVIVDLIISYLPRIIDSEDTHILAIFAKCIELIRFSNEIGKPLEYVDKVFDKMLSCDWSKVLLLKLVEIVKDLNFIGKGKRKEFLERVFSGMRNVDLQDLPGLVYQLLVLGSKGFGKKDVIEGIVMYFGGVKSGGSIMRQVEGTVLLHVNFAVKQNPSLGQEVLGLVRSDYRVFNHFTVAILLSVARVKRLTESSIGVLKTSLFAAYKDLKFARSCKWLSCDLKEHYLHTYKDMENAVLRAVAESNCGREHVVPSIVQLGFVLLEGIEEGSKFFDKSDDVMGPDELGTQVLKSLFEVHDMARNEIIEQCKLRILSLKPEQGFPVIRLLGCLIHTYKYPMLEHISHLKELLDYFTFMNDKVSSHLVAALLPLSRLSRDLQDYTILVLRKAMFRQEDSIRLAATSSIVNLILAEKQSTKDGPFSYQDSSSQASSSQQAEVFRALGSSLFQELNGLLQRCLFQQAKVREILYRGLLKLVLVDPLTSGAVFDFLFPHFLRFYREDADFLLDVNQCTKSESGKVYIQEPLDCLLSCISWMLLLQPHGKTDHPSDSWTCFGFSLTQENEAGKAWSKGSLSNALSKIRNYLRNADMEGLLSKTQDTDSSSLEEEKRKCCSSILLGIIEVMLNIVGTEFGKTTDGKKLELEKELFDFIGIFESLDQNVCRQGGGSTQRGSIWSTSSNASEELELSGRKLCPERVPLLATSIIYQLLQSTVESWRCDGFNNNVASQKHSQLSSGKAPTQYYKILSFTLNICLRQLKAASVVRQQDPLKMLIYGEIKQLGSPLLKIIWRLLSEPKSMIDSRKKDANMKKDLDDRKEYIHLGLLSLKELLAVTLHELDYSVLIDYLAAVSGPGNEGGNTMDGHLDTECKRADDIPYKYTSEELFIKNSIRPLISMLLARSFFREVEVLCDIIMLISNKLPEERRNLVGNWAKCICKTSKASNPKFAKSIVSIAILLSSPPNDLIIAEDMAAELLKMVGSESEMGDSQVTLDAYSIINKSTSAPLASLILDLVESVIIDTEWVIMKLKIYSLPNMRAVLVNQNGEKDTRLALEETVYSRAEAVVKVLSSFIKMDLKDPQAEQLVKLAARFYKNLARMSKLLIASKGVQQPLPSLKYQKLVEITCRQLTTPIYNFVPLMQRKQLDSTKSKALVSKIKRENRCIPDLIYQIEDCEKYLIQISKATKINLLRHAKRSTSRDFKIIEPQSFPVEEDAGIQDADNDGAARGEGESSEDPRDEAHGVEDDSVAGAHDDDEGDEVEAYNSPHAVEDDSVAGADDDVGNKVEAAYNSPHGVEDDSVAGADDDAVGNEVEEAYNSPRGVEDDSVTAAAAADEGNEVEEAYNSPPAVVASESENDAEAADLPKAKRAKMRRVVEDSDEEA; encoded by the exons ATGACCTCCACCGCAACCAAGCCCCCGTCCGCCGCCCAAAACCATCAACAACCACCGCTGACGCCGGCGTTGACTGACGCCGACATAGTTCAATTAGCTCAATTATATCACCCGCAATCCTCCACTCCTCTACCCGCTTTTCTTCTCTCCGAGGACTCTCACCAGACCCTTGTATCCTATCTCCACTCACGCGCCTCTTCTCCTAACTCCACACTCGCCGTCTCCGAATACCTTTCAGCTATTCTCTCCCTTACCCAACTCCACACTTCACTTTCCCCCCTCgtccctcttcttctttcttcctaCATTTCCCTTTTCACATCCCATAAAATCCCCCATGACAAATCCTCTCTCTCCATTTTCCAATTGTTCGTGACCCATATTCAAACAGTCCAGGTTCAAGAATTACCGGTAATAGTCGATTTGATTATATCTTATTTACCTCGGATTATTGATTCTGAGGATACCCATATTCTGGCTATATTTGCTAAATGTATTGAACTGATCAGATTTTCTAATGAGATCGGTAAACCCTTGGAATACGTTGATAAGGTGTTTGATAAAATGCTTAGCTGTGATTGGAGTAAGGTTTTGTTGTTAAAATTGGTAGAAATTGTTAAggatttgaattttattgggAAGGGGAAAAGGAAGGAATTTTTGGAGAGGGTATTTAGTGGAATGAGGAATGTGGACTTGCAGGATTTGCCTGGGTTGGTGTATCAATTGTTGGTATTGGGATCAAAAGGTTTTGGTAAGAAGGACGTTATCGAAGGGATTGTGATGTATTTTGGTGGGGTGAAGTCAGGTGGTTCAATAATGAGGCAAGTTGAAGGGACTGTGTTGCTTCATGTGAATTTTGCTGTGAAGCAAAATCCTTCTTTGGGACAAGAGGTGTTAGGGCTAGTGAGGTCTGATTATCGGGTGTTTAATCATTTTACTGTTGCTATATTGTTGTCAGTTGCTAGAGTGAAGAGGCTCACTGAGAGCTCTATTGGGGTTCTGAAAACATCACTTTTTGCTGCTTATAAAGACTTGAAGTTTGCCAG GAGCTGTAAGTGGCTATCATGTGACTTGAAGGAACACTATTTGCATACTTACAAAGACATGGAGAATGCTGTGCTAAGAGCT GTTGCTGAGAGCAACTGTGGTAGAGAACATGTGGTTCCAAGTATTGTACAACTTGGATTTGTGTTGCTTGAAGGAATTGAAGAAGGAAGTAAATTTTTTGATAAGTCTGATGATGTGATGGGTCCTGATGAGCTAGGTACTCAGGTTCTCAAGAGTTTATTTGAGGTTCATGATATGGCAAGAAATGAG ATAATAGAGCAATGCAAATTACGTATCCTCTCTTTAAAGCCTGAACAAGGCTTTCCTGTAATAAG ACTGCTTGGTTGTCTTATCCATACTTATAAATACCCAATGTTGGAGCACATTTCACATCTGAAGGAATTGTTGGATTATTTCACATTCATGAATGACAAGGTCTCATCTCATCTTGTTGCTGCCCTTTTGCCTCTAAGCAGATTAAGCCGTGATCTTCAG GACTATACCATCTTGGTCTTGCGTAAAGCGATGTTTAGACAAGAAGACTCCATCCGTCTTGCTGCAACAAGTTCAATTGTCAATTTGATATTGGCTGAAAAACAATCAACGAAAGATGGACCATTTTCTTATCAAGACTCAAGCAGTCAAGCTAGTAGCAGCCAGCAAGCTGAAGTTTTCCGTGCACTTGGTTCTAGTCTTTTCCAGGAGCTAAATGGTTTGTTACAGAGGTGTCTCTTTCAACAG GCAAAGGTCAGAGAGATTCTATATCGTGGACTTCTTAAGCTTGTTTTGGTGGATCCTTTAACTTCTGGGGCTGTTTTTGATTTTCTCTTCCCTCATTTCTTGCGATTTTACAGAGAG GATGCAGATTTTCTACTGGATGTTAACCAATGTACTAAATCAGAGAGTGGGAAAGTGTATATTCAAGAGCCACTAGACTGCCTTCTCTCCTGTATCTCCTGGATGCTTCTTCTTCAGCCACATGGGAAAACTGACCATCCTTCAGATTCATGGACTTGCTTTGGCTTCTCTCTGACACAAGAGAATGAG GCTGGAAAAGCATGGTCCAAAGGGTCACTGTCCAATGCGTTATCAAAGATTCGGAACTACCTGCGAAATGCAGATATGGAAG GCTTACTCAGCAAAACTCAGGATACAGACTCTAGTTCCTTGGAAGAGGAAAAACGGAAATGttgttcttcaattttattAGGAATAATTGAGGTGATGTTGAATATAGTTGGGACTGAGTTTGGGAAAACAACTGATGGGAAAAAGTTGGAGTTGGAAAAAGAGCTGTTTGACTTTATTGGTATTTTTGAATCTCTGGACCAAAATGTATGTAGGCAGGGTGGTGGTTCAACTCAAAGAGGTTCTATATGGTCCACTTCAAGCAATGCTTCAGAGGAACTTGAACTTAGTGGCAGAAAATTATGCCCGGAACGAGTCCCTCTGTTAGCAACTTCAATTATCTATCAACTATTGCAAAGCACTGTAGAATCATGGAGATGTGATGGTTTTAACAACAACGTGGCCTCTCAAAAGCATAGCCAATTATCATCTGGAAAGGCACCGACTCAGTATTATaaaattctttcttttactCTTAACATTTGCCTTCGTCAGCTAAAAGCAGCTTCTGTTGTGCGACAGCAAGATCCTCTAAAAATGTTGATCTATGGGGAGATCAAGCAGTTGGGCTCCCCTTTGCTGAAAATAATTTGGCGCCTCCTCTCTGAACCAAAATCTATGATTGATAGTAGGAAAAAAGatgcaaatatgaaaaaagatcTTGATGACAGGAAGGAATATATTCATTTGGGACTTCTTTCCTTGAAAGAATTGCTGGCAGTAACGTTGCATGAGTTGGATTATTCTGTTCTTATAGATTACTTGGCTGCAGTTTCTGGTCCTGGGAATGAAGGAGGCAATACTATGGATGGCCATCTTGATACTGAATGCAAAAGAGCTGATGACATTCCTTACAAATATACAAGTGAAGAATTATTCATCAAAAACAGCATAAGGCCACTGATTTCTATGCTGCTTGCACGTTCTTTCTTCCGTGAAGTTGAG GTTCTTTGTGATATTATCATGTTAATTAGCAATAAACTGCCAGAGGAACGAAGGAATCTTGTTGGTAATTGGGCTAAATGCATCTGCAAGACTAGTAAAGCATCAAATCCCAAGTTTGCTAAAAGTATTGTATCTATTGCTATATTGTTAAGTTCACCACCAAACGACTTAATTATTGCCGAAGACATGGCTGCAGAGCTTTTAAAAATGGTGGGATCAGAATCAGAAATGGGAGATTCACAAGTGACACTGGATGCGTATTCAATTATAAACAAATCAACTAGTGCCCCACTAGCTTCACTAATACTGGACTTAGTCGAATCAGTTATTATTGACACTGAATGGGTCATAATGAAACTGAAGATATACTCTCTTCCAAATATGAGAGCTGTTTTGGTTAATCAGAATGGTGAAAAGGATACACGATTGGCGCTTGAAGAGACTGTTTATTCAAGAGCAGAAGCTGTTGTAAAGGTGTTATCTTCTTTTATAAAGATGGACCTTAAGG ATCCTCAGGCAGAGCAGTTGGTGAAGTTAGCTGCAAGGTTTTACAAGAACTTAGCGCGAATGTCAAAGCTTCTAATTGCTTCCAAAGGTGTGCAACAGCCTTTACCAAGCCTCAAGTACCAAAAGCTTGTGGAAATAACTTGCAGGCAGCTAACAACTCCTATCTACAATTTTGTGCCACTGATGCAAAGG AAACAACTAGACAGCACGAAATCGAAAGCACTCGTCAGCAAAATCAAAAGGGAGAACAGATGCATCCCGGACTTGATTTATCAAATAGAAGACTGTGAAAAATATCTCATACAAATTAGCAAGgcaacaaaaataaatttgctGAGGCATGCAAAAAGAAGCACCTCCAGGGACTTCAAGATAATAGAACCACAAAGTTTTCCTGTAGAAGAAGATGCTGGAATCCAAGATGCAGACAATGATGGTGCAGCAAGAGGTGAGGGAGAATCATCAGAAGACCCTCGTGATGAAGCACATGGAGTAGAAGATGATTCAGTGGCCGGTgctcatgatgatgatgaaggaGATGAAGTGGAGGCATACAATAGTCCACATGCAGTAGAAGATGATTCAGTGGCTGGTGCTGATGATGATGTAGGAAATAAAGTGGAGGCGGCATACAATAGTCCACATGGAGTAGAAGATGATTCAGTGGCCGGTGCTGATGATGATGCTGTAGGAAATGAAGTGGAGGAGGCATACAATAGTCCACGTGGAGTAGAAGATGATTCAGTGAccgctgctgctgctgctgatgAAGGAAATGAAGTGGAAGAGGCATACAATAGTCCACCAGCAGTAGTGGCTTCAGAGTCTGAGAATGATGCTGAAGCTGCTGATCTTCCTAAGGCAAAAAGAGCAAAAATGAGGAGAGTTGTTGAGGACTCGGATGAAGAAGCATAA
- the LOC129887305 gene encoding uncharacterized protein LOC129887305 isoform X1: protein MTSTATKPPSAAQNHQQPPLTPALTDADIVQLAQLYHPQSSTPLPAFLLSEDSHQTLVSYLHSRASSPNSTLAVSEYLSAILSLTQLHTSLSPLVPLLLSSYISLFTSHKIPHDKSSLSIFQLFVTHIQTVQVQELPVIVDLIISYLPRIIDSEDTHILAIFAKCIELIRFSNEIGKPLEYVDKVFDKMLSCDWSKVLLLKLVEIVKDLNFIGKGKRKEFLERVFSGMRNVDLQDLPGLVYQLLVLGSKGFGKKDVIEGIVMYFGGVKSGGSIMRQVEGTVLLHVNFAVKQNPSLGQEVLGLVRSDYRVFNHFTVAILLSVARVKRLTESSIGVLKTSLFAAYKDLKFARSCKWLSCDLKEHYLHTYKDMENAVLRAVAESNCGREHVVPSIVQLGFVLLEGIEEGSKFFDKSDDVMGPDELGTQVLKSLFEVHDMARNEIIEQCKLRILSLKPEQGFPVIRLLGCLIHTYKYPMLEHISHLKELLDYFTFMNDKVSSHLVAALLPLSRLSRDLQDYTILVLRKAMFRQEDSIRLAATSSIVNLILAEKQSTKDGPFSYQDSSSQASSSQQAEVFRALGSSLFQELNGLLQRCLFQQAKVREILYRGLLKLVLVDPLTSGAVFDFLFPHFLRFYREDADFLLDVNQCTKSESGKVYIQEPLDCLLSCISWMLLLQPHGKTDHPSDSWTCFGFSLTQENEQAGKAWSKGSLSNALSKIRNYLRNADMEGLLSKTQDTDSSSLEEEKRKCCSSILLGIIEVMLNIVGTEFGKTTDGKKLELEKELFDFIGIFESLDQNVCRQGGGSTQRGSIWSTSSNASEELELSGRKLCPERVPLLATSIIYQLLQSTVESWRCDGFNNNVASQKHSQLSSGKAPTQYYKILSFTLNICLRQLKAASVVRQQDPLKMLIYGEIKQLGSPLLKIIWRLLSEPKSMIDSRKKDANMKKDLDDRKEYIHLGLLSLKELLAVTLHELDYSVLIDYLAAVSGPGNEGGNTMDGHLDTECKRADDIPYKYTSEELFIKNSIRPLISMLLARSFFREVEVLCDIIMLISNKLPEERRNLVGNWAKCICKTSKASNPKFAKSIVSIAILLSSPPNDLIIAEDMAAELLKMVGSESEMGDSQVTLDAYSIINKSTSAPLASLILDLVESVIIDTEWVIMKLKIYSLPNMRAVLVNQNGEKDTRLALEETVYSRAEAVVKVLSSFIKMDLKDPQAEQLVKLAARFYKNLARMSKLLIASKGVQQPLPSLKYQKLVEITCRQLTTPIYNFVPLMQRKQLDSTKSKALVSKIKRENRCIPDLIYQIEDCEKYLIQISKATKINLLRHAKRSTSRDFKIIEPQSFPVEEDAGIQDADNDGAARGEGESSEDPRDEAHGVEDDSVAGAHDDDEGDEVEAYNSPHAVEDDSVAGADDDVGNKVEAAYNSPHGVEDDSVAGADDDAVGNEVEEAYNSPRGVEDDSVTAAAAADEGNEVEEAYNSPPAVVASESENDAEAADLPKAKRAKMRRVVEDSDEEA from the exons ATGACCTCCACCGCAACCAAGCCCCCGTCCGCCGCCCAAAACCATCAACAACCACCGCTGACGCCGGCGTTGACTGACGCCGACATAGTTCAATTAGCTCAATTATATCACCCGCAATCCTCCACTCCTCTACCCGCTTTTCTTCTCTCCGAGGACTCTCACCAGACCCTTGTATCCTATCTCCACTCACGCGCCTCTTCTCCTAACTCCACACTCGCCGTCTCCGAATACCTTTCAGCTATTCTCTCCCTTACCCAACTCCACACTTCACTTTCCCCCCTCgtccctcttcttctttcttcctaCATTTCCCTTTTCACATCCCATAAAATCCCCCATGACAAATCCTCTCTCTCCATTTTCCAATTGTTCGTGACCCATATTCAAACAGTCCAGGTTCAAGAATTACCGGTAATAGTCGATTTGATTATATCTTATTTACCTCGGATTATTGATTCTGAGGATACCCATATTCTGGCTATATTTGCTAAATGTATTGAACTGATCAGATTTTCTAATGAGATCGGTAAACCCTTGGAATACGTTGATAAGGTGTTTGATAAAATGCTTAGCTGTGATTGGAGTAAGGTTTTGTTGTTAAAATTGGTAGAAATTGTTAAggatttgaattttattgggAAGGGGAAAAGGAAGGAATTTTTGGAGAGGGTATTTAGTGGAATGAGGAATGTGGACTTGCAGGATTTGCCTGGGTTGGTGTATCAATTGTTGGTATTGGGATCAAAAGGTTTTGGTAAGAAGGACGTTATCGAAGGGATTGTGATGTATTTTGGTGGGGTGAAGTCAGGTGGTTCAATAATGAGGCAAGTTGAAGGGACTGTGTTGCTTCATGTGAATTTTGCTGTGAAGCAAAATCCTTCTTTGGGACAAGAGGTGTTAGGGCTAGTGAGGTCTGATTATCGGGTGTTTAATCATTTTACTGTTGCTATATTGTTGTCAGTTGCTAGAGTGAAGAGGCTCACTGAGAGCTCTATTGGGGTTCTGAAAACATCACTTTTTGCTGCTTATAAAGACTTGAAGTTTGCCAG GAGCTGTAAGTGGCTATCATGTGACTTGAAGGAACACTATTTGCATACTTACAAAGACATGGAGAATGCTGTGCTAAGAGCT GTTGCTGAGAGCAACTGTGGTAGAGAACATGTGGTTCCAAGTATTGTACAACTTGGATTTGTGTTGCTTGAAGGAATTGAAGAAGGAAGTAAATTTTTTGATAAGTCTGATGATGTGATGGGTCCTGATGAGCTAGGTACTCAGGTTCTCAAGAGTTTATTTGAGGTTCATGATATGGCAAGAAATGAG ATAATAGAGCAATGCAAATTACGTATCCTCTCTTTAAAGCCTGAACAAGGCTTTCCTGTAATAAG ACTGCTTGGTTGTCTTATCCATACTTATAAATACCCAATGTTGGAGCACATTTCACATCTGAAGGAATTGTTGGATTATTTCACATTCATGAATGACAAGGTCTCATCTCATCTTGTTGCTGCCCTTTTGCCTCTAAGCAGATTAAGCCGTGATCTTCAG GACTATACCATCTTGGTCTTGCGTAAAGCGATGTTTAGACAAGAAGACTCCATCCGTCTTGCTGCAACAAGTTCAATTGTCAATTTGATATTGGCTGAAAAACAATCAACGAAAGATGGACCATTTTCTTATCAAGACTCAAGCAGTCAAGCTAGTAGCAGCCAGCAAGCTGAAGTTTTCCGTGCACTTGGTTCTAGTCTTTTCCAGGAGCTAAATGGTTTGTTACAGAGGTGTCTCTTTCAACAG GCAAAGGTCAGAGAGATTCTATATCGTGGACTTCTTAAGCTTGTTTTGGTGGATCCTTTAACTTCTGGGGCTGTTTTTGATTTTCTCTTCCCTCATTTCTTGCGATTTTACAGAGAG GATGCAGATTTTCTACTGGATGTTAACCAATGTACTAAATCAGAGAGTGGGAAAGTGTATATTCAAGAGCCACTAGACTGCCTTCTCTCCTGTATCTCCTGGATGCTTCTTCTTCAGCCACATGGGAAAACTGACCATCCTTCAGATTCATGGACTTGCTTTGGCTTCTCTCTGACACAAGAGAATGAG CAGGCTGGAAAAGCATGGTCCAAAGGGTCACTGTCCAATGCGTTATCAAAGATTCGGAACTACCTGCGAAATGCAGATATGGAAG GCTTACTCAGCAAAACTCAGGATACAGACTCTAGTTCCTTGGAAGAGGAAAAACGGAAATGttgttcttcaattttattAGGAATAATTGAGGTGATGTTGAATATAGTTGGGACTGAGTTTGGGAAAACAACTGATGGGAAAAAGTTGGAGTTGGAAAAAGAGCTGTTTGACTTTATTGGTATTTTTGAATCTCTGGACCAAAATGTATGTAGGCAGGGTGGTGGTTCAACTCAAAGAGGTTCTATATGGTCCACTTCAAGCAATGCTTCAGAGGAACTTGAACTTAGTGGCAGAAAATTATGCCCGGAACGAGTCCCTCTGTTAGCAACTTCAATTATCTATCAACTATTGCAAAGCACTGTAGAATCATGGAGATGTGATGGTTTTAACAACAACGTGGCCTCTCAAAAGCATAGCCAATTATCATCTGGAAAGGCACCGACTCAGTATTATaaaattctttcttttactCTTAACATTTGCCTTCGTCAGCTAAAAGCAGCTTCTGTTGTGCGACAGCAAGATCCTCTAAAAATGTTGATCTATGGGGAGATCAAGCAGTTGGGCTCCCCTTTGCTGAAAATAATTTGGCGCCTCCTCTCTGAACCAAAATCTATGATTGATAGTAGGAAAAAAGatgcaaatatgaaaaaagatcTTGATGACAGGAAGGAATATATTCATTTGGGACTTCTTTCCTTGAAAGAATTGCTGGCAGTAACGTTGCATGAGTTGGATTATTCTGTTCTTATAGATTACTTGGCTGCAGTTTCTGGTCCTGGGAATGAAGGAGGCAATACTATGGATGGCCATCTTGATACTGAATGCAAAAGAGCTGATGACATTCCTTACAAATATACAAGTGAAGAATTATTCATCAAAAACAGCATAAGGCCACTGATTTCTATGCTGCTTGCACGTTCTTTCTTCCGTGAAGTTGAG GTTCTTTGTGATATTATCATGTTAATTAGCAATAAACTGCCAGAGGAACGAAGGAATCTTGTTGGTAATTGGGCTAAATGCATCTGCAAGACTAGTAAAGCATCAAATCCCAAGTTTGCTAAAAGTATTGTATCTATTGCTATATTGTTAAGTTCACCACCAAACGACTTAATTATTGCCGAAGACATGGCTGCAGAGCTTTTAAAAATGGTGGGATCAGAATCAGAAATGGGAGATTCACAAGTGACACTGGATGCGTATTCAATTATAAACAAATCAACTAGTGCCCCACTAGCTTCACTAATACTGGACTTAGTCGAATCAGTTATTATTGACACTGAATGGGTCATAATGAAACTGAAGATATACTCTCTTCCAAATATGAGAGCTGTTTTGGTTAATCAGAATGGTGAAAAGGATACACGATTGGCGCTTGAAGAGACTGTTTATTCAAGAGCAGAAGCTGTTGTAAAGGTGTTATCTTCTTTTATAAAGATGGACCTTAAGG ATCCTCAGGCAGAGCAGTTGGTGAAGTTAGCTGCAAGGTTTTACAAGAACTTAGCGCGAATGTCAAAGCTTCTAATTGCTTCCAAAGGTGTGCAACAGCCTTTACCAAGCCTCAAGTACCAAAAGCTTGTGGAAATAACTTGCAGGCAGCTAACAACTCCTATCTACAATTTTGTGCCACTGATGCAAAGG AAACAACTAGACAGCACGAAATCGAAAGCACTCGTCAGCAAAATCAAAAGGGAGAACAGATGCATCCCGGACTTGATTTATCAAATAGAAGACTGTGAAAAATATCTCATACAAATTAGCAAGgcaacaaaaataaatttgctGAGGCATGCAAAAAGAAGCACCTCCAGGGACTTCAAGATAATAGAACCACAAAGTTTTCCTGTAGAAGAAGATGCTGGAATCCAAGATGCAGACAATGATGGTGCAGCAAGAGGTGAGGGAGAATCATCAGAAGACCCTCGTGATGAAGCACATGGAGTAGAAGATGATTCAGTGGCCGGTgctcatgatgatgatgaaggaGATGAAGTGGAGGCATACAATAGTCCACATGCAGTAGAAGATGATTCAGTGGCTGGTGCTGATGATGATGTAGGAAATAAAGTGGAGGCGGCATACAATAGTCCACATGGAGTAGAAGATGATTCAGTGGCCGGTGCTGATGATGATGCTGTAGGAAATGAAGTGGAGGAGGCATACAATAGTCCACGTGGAGTAGAAGATGATTCAGTGAccgctgctgctgctgctgatgAAGGAAATGAAGTGGAAGAGGCATACAATAGTCCACCAGCAGTAGTGGCTTCAGAGTCTGAGAATGATGCTGAAGCTGCTGATCTTCCTAAGGCAAAAAGAGCAAAAATGAGGAGAGTTGTTGAGGACTCGGATGAAGAAGCATAA
- the LOC129887306 gene encoding uncharacterized protein LOC129887306, producing MSEDAKRTGGAPAAKPTSDDQRISSGSVPFPTGTKVTIKSADMKPDVQKEAVDIAIAAFEKHNVEKDVAELIKKEFDKKYGPTWHCIVGKNFGSYVTHETNHFVYFYLDSKAVLLFKSG from the exons ATGAGCGAAGACGCGAAAAGAACCGGAGGAGCTCCGGCAGCCAAGCCTACCTCCGATGATCAAAGAATCTCCTCAGGTTCCGTTCCTTTTCCTACCGGTACAAAAGTTACCATAAAGAGTGCGGATATGAAACCTGATGTCCAAAAGGAGGCAGTCGACATTGCTATTGCT GCATTTGAGAAGCATAATGTAGAGAAGGATGTAGCAGAACTGATTAAGAAGGAGTTTGATAAGAAGTACGGTCCTACTTGGCATTGCATCGTCGGGAAAAACTTCG GCTCTTATGTGACTCATGAAACAAACCACTTTGTCTACTTCTATTTGGATTCAAAAGCTGTACTTCTGTTCAAATCTGGGTGA